From the Clostridium putrefaciens genome, one window contains:
- a CDS encoding acyl carrier protein, translated as MTLEEIKEQYITALQEEIEEIDFSTIDCNESMMEKYGINSFYIVQMIICAEDTFDIFFEDEELITTNYKSLNDIFVVIQKKLEKA; from the coding sequence ATGACATTAGAAGAGATAAAAGAACAATACATAACAGCATTACAAGAAGAAATCGAGGAGATTGATTTTTCCACCATAGATTGCAACGAAAGCATGATGGAGAAATACGGTATAAATTCATTTTATATTGTGCAGATGATTATTTGTGCAGAAGATACATTTGACATCTTTTTTGAAGATGAAGAGTTAATCACAACAAATTATAAATCTTTAAATGATATATTCGTTGTGATACAGAAAAAATTAGAGAAAGCATAA